The Engystomops pustulosus chromosome 1, aEngPut4.maternal, whole genome shotgun sequence genome has a window encoding:
- the LRRC19 gene encoding leucine-rich repeat-containing protein 19, with amino-acid sequence MKTILLMICMGNLYNQIQCQDSLESNLSGKNLTKIPMSNPTNITKLNLSRNRISLTTEDHLALLHYPNLTELDLSDNIITELTGDAFKDLPKLEVLILRKNSITSVGITSFAGLNNLKSLDLSLNHITYLPKNIQIPSSHLQALDLQNNLFTTLDIKEALKDVKQSLHITLSSNPWNCDCSLINLSSWLNDNTVFLENENITLCATPKEMSDYKIKDINKPDLLSCQSKDVSLTTPFFDNSTSFLITINGTNTTSTKGNSWTFLIGVVVVGLVTSLLILIAVKFPRWYDFILSYNHHRLKEEEPYMFEEEFNVDFSMGPNDKIQDDETVVVFEQTHSFVSEEDGFIEDKYVDERDIKLS; translated from the exons ATGAAAACCATTCTTCTAATGATTTGCATGGGAAACCTCTACAACCAGATTCAATGCCAGGATTCCCTG GAAAGTAACTTGTCTGGGAAAAACCTTACAAAGATTCCTATGAGCAATCCCACCAACATAACAAAACTAAACTTAAGCAGAAACAGAATTTCTTTAACTACAGAAGACCATTTAGCCCTATTACATTATCCTAACTTGACAGAGCTGGATCTTTCTGATAATATTATTACGGAGCTGACTGGTGATGCATTTAAGGATCTACCAAAGCTTGAAGTGTTAATTCTCAGAAAGAACTCTATAACATCAGTTGGAATTACGTCATTTGCTGGACTTAACAATCTGAAGAGCCTGGATCTTAGCCTAAATCACATTACATACTTACCTAAAAACATCCAGATACCATCTTCGCATCTGCAAGCTTTAGACCTTCAAAACAACCTCTTCACTACCCTGGATATTAAAGAGGCACTAAAGGATGTGAAACAGTCTCTGCATATAACACTAAGCAGTAACCCATGGAATTGTGATTGCTCCCTCATCAATCTATCATCATGGTTAAATGACAACACAGTCTTTCTTG AAAATGAGAACATCACTCTGTGTGCGACACCAAAAGAAATGTCAGACTACAAAATCAAAGACATAAATAAACCAGACCTACTAAGCTGCCAAAGCAAAGACGTTTCTTTAACAACTCCTTTCTTTGACAACTCTACGTCTTTTCTCATAACCATCAATGGAACCAACACAACATCTACAAAAG GAAACAGTTGGACGTTTCTGATTGGGGTTGTAGTTGTTGGACTTGTTACATCATTACTGATATTAATAGCAGTCAAGTTTCCGAGATGGTACGACTTCATCCTCAGTTACAATCATCATCGTCTCAAAGAGGAAGAACCTTATATGTTTGAGGAGGAGTTCAATGTAGACTTCAGCATGGGCCCCAATGACAAAATTCAAGACGACGAAACAGTTGTGGTGTTTGAGCAAACACACTCATTTGTGTCAGAAGAAGATGGATTTATAGAAGACAAGTACGTTGATGAACGAGATATAAAACTTTCCTAG